Genomic segment of Pseudomonadota bacterium:
AATGACAGTTATCCCATTCTTCTATGCTGTATTCATCTCCTTTGTCAGTATTTGACCTAACATATTTACAATTGTCCCAACTCATTGCTTCTTTATCAGCTTGGGCTTTGTATTCTAGGTATTCGGTTTTGTTCTCTAGGTATCCGTGATAATCGTAATACTCGTCTAGGGAAAGAACTACTCTTTCTTTTGTTATCCTATCTAAATGTTCTTTACATATTTTAAGTTTTTCATACTCTAATTCGTCTACCACTATATCCCCTTTATTTATTATCGCTATCATTTATCCTCCTTATTATTCACATTTATAGTTACCATTTGCCCGTACCCAAGTTTGAACCCTATGCCGAACAGACACCCAAAGACCATAACCTCTATCCCGATAAGTACCCCTATTAAAAATGTAATCATTTTTCCTCCAAATATGCTTTTAATATTGCTGTGTAATTTATCAAATCGGATAGAGTGTCAAAGATACTTTCGTCTTTTACCTGAGCCTCGTTGTCTATCAAACGGTTTATCCTCGAAACCTTGTCCATCATTCTAACCATAATCCCTCGTTCTACTGGTACGCCTACGGTTGTGCTTGTTCTGAAGTTAGCATAAGGGTCTTCGTTGCCAGCATAATCATGATTCTTCGCTACTGAGATTTCATAACATTTGTCAAATGTCTTTTTCATTGATTCGTGTAATTGGTTCATTGTACCCTCCCACAAGTAGTTGAATACCAAACGCCTGGGTTACAAGGATTATATGGCGTGGTTTGTGGTATTGTTATGGGAGTTACTGGATATGATTCTTTTATAGTTTCTCTTGTTGGGAATACTCTACCGCACCCCAAACAGATAACTTGGTCTGTCTGTTCAAAGTATTTTAGTTCCTTGTGTTTACATTCGTTGTACATCTTTCCTCCTTTTAGTTTTAGTTTTTGGAGGGGAGATTTTACCTCCCCGCCTCCTTTACCATTGATAGGCATAATACTTTTTGTCAAAAAATGGGATAAACTGTACCTTAACCGAGGTAAATATTCCTAACTCATTCTGTTTTACCCATAAAATACCTCCTCCTATATGGGCTTGTAATCTTTTCTTTCGCATAAATGGTGTTTGGTCTTCTGTGCAACCCATTTGAATCATGTGTACTTCTCTTGGGTATGCGTAATCGAGTTTGTGAAAGTGTCCGACTAAACAAATTGATGGCTTTTCGCCTCCTTGTAATGTTTCAACGTACTTCTGAGATGTGTAACTGGTGGCGTAACTTGAGCCACCGCCTGCGTGGATTACTCTTAATCTTGAACTTCCCCCTGCCTGAGTGTATTCGATGTCTTTTTCCATATACCCGAGGTGGATTAAGTCTGTTCTCCCTGCTCTTTTGGCCTCGTCTTCAATCTTTTGTCCGATATTGATGTGTTCCCTTTGAACGTACCAGCCTTCATGGTCATCGCCTGTTATAAATTCGGTTCTGATTCCCTCTCGTTTAGGCCATAGGTCTACAAAGTTCTGAACTTGGTCTTCGATTCCGTACTTGTAAATGTCGAACTTGTTGAATCTGGCTTCTCCGTCAATCATATTCCCGCCTTGGTAGACTACTTCTACCCCTTCAGCTTTGAATCTGTCGAATAAAGACTCTAGGACATCCATTCTTTCATACTTTGAGTTTATGTGGTTGTCTGCGGTAAATCCGATCGGATATTCTACTTCTTTGAATCTGGTAAAATCAATCGAGTGTTTTTCGGGTGGCTGTAATTCGTTGGAAAGTCTAACTCCGTCATTCACTACATCAAACAAGATACGTTGCTTTTTAAGCTCTTGGATTGCTTCTACTGC
This window contains:
- a CDS encoding nucleotide modification associated domain-containing protein, which gives rise to MNQLHESMKKTFDKCYEISVAKNHDYAGNEDPYANFRTSTTVGVPVERGIMVRMMDKVSRINRLIDNEAQVKDESIFDTLSDLINYTAILKAYLEEK